The following proteins are encoded in a genomic region of Streptococcus gwangjuense:
- the tilS gene encoding tRNA lysidine(34) synthetase TilS, whose amino-acid sequence MREQDFLNHFLNKGYFKKHAKVVLALSGGLDSMFLFKVLSTYQKELEIELILAHVNHKQRVESDWEEKELRKLAAEAELPIYISNFSGEFSEARARDFRYEFFKKVMKKTGATALVTAHHADDQVETILMRLIRGTRLRYLSGIKEKQVVGEIEIIRPFLHFQKKDFPPIFHFEDISNQENHYLRNRIRNSYLPELEKENPRFRDAILRIGNEILDYDIAIAELSKNIDVENVEQLLSYSESTQRVLLQTYLNRFTDLNLTKAQFDEVRQILKTKSQYRHPLKNGYELVKEYQQFRICKISPQADEKEEELVLHYQNQVSYQGYLFSFGIRLEGESIQQIPVSRETSIHIRHRKRGDFLIQNGHRKKLRRLFIDLKIPMEKRKSALIIEQFGEIVSILGIATSNLSKNTKNDIMNTVLYIEKIDR is encoded by the coding sequence ATGAGAGAACAAGATTTTTTAAATCATTTTCTTAATAAGGGATATTTCAAAAAACATGCTAAGGTGGTGCTAGCTCTTTCTGGTGGATTAGATTCTATGTTTCTATTTAAGGTATTATCTACGTATCAAAAAGAGTTAGAAATTGAATTGATTCTAGCTCATGTGAATCATAAGCAGCGAGTAGAATCAGATTGGGAAGAAAAGGAATTAAGGAAGTTGGCTGCTGAAGCAGAGCTTCCTATTTATATCAGCAATTTTTCAGGAGAATTTTCGGAAGCGCGTGCTCGAGATTTTCGTTATGAATTTTTTAAAAAAGTCATGAAAAAGACAGGTGCGACAGCCTTAGTCACTGCTCACCATGCTGATGACCAGGTGGAAACGATTTTGATGCGCTTGATTCGAGGCACTCGTTTGCGCTATCTATCAGGAATTAAGGAGAAGCAAGTTGTCGGAGAGATAGAAATCATTCGTCCCTTCTTGCATTTTCAAAAAAAAGACTTTCCACCAATTTTTCACTTTGAAGATATATCAAATCAGGAAAATCATTATTTGCGCAACCGTATTCGAAACTCTTATTTACCAGAATTGGAAAAAGAAAATCCTCGATTTAGGGATGCAATATTGAGAATCGGTAATGAAATTTTAGATTATGACATAGCCATAGCTGAATTATCAAAGAATATTGATGTAGAAAATGTAGAGCAGCTATTGTCTTACTCTGAGTCCACACAAAGAGTTTTACTTCAAACTTATCTGAATCGTTTTACAGATTTGAATCTTACAAAAGCTCAGTTTGATGAAGTTCGACAGATTTTAAAAACTAAAAGCCAGTATCGTCATCCGCTTAAAAATGGTTATGAATTAGTAAAAGAGTATCAACAGTTTCGGATTTGTAAAATCAGTCCTCAGGCTGATGAAAAGGAAGAGGAACTTGTGTTACACTATCAAAATCAGGTATCTTATCAAGGATATTTATTTTCCTTTGGGATTCGATTAGAAGGTGAATCAATTCAACAAATACCTGTTTCACGGGAAACATCAATACACATTCGTCATCGAAAAAGAGGAGATTTTTTGATTCAAAATGGGCATAGAAAAAAACTCAGACGTCTATTTATTGATTTGAAAATCCCTATGGAAAAGCGAAAATCTGCTCTGATTATTGAGCAATTTGGTGAAATTGTCTCAATTTTGGGAATTGCGACCAGTAATTTGAGTAAAAACACGAAAAATGATATAATGAACACTGTACTTTATATAGAAAAAATAGATAGGTAA
- a CDS encoding serine hydrolase, whose amino-acid sequence MRKFLIILLLPSFLTISKVVSTEKEVVYTSKEIYYLSQSDFGIYFREKLSSPMVYGEIPVYANEDLVVESGKLIPKISFQITEWRLNKQGIPVFKLSNHQFIAADKRFLYDQSEVTPTIKKVWLESDFKLYNSPYDLKEVKSSLSAYSQVSIDKTMFVEGKEFLHIDQVGWVYKELTSEEDNRMNKVQEILSEKYQKTSFSIYVKQLTTGKEAGINQDEKMYAASILKLPYLYYTQEKINEGLYQLDTTVKYVSAVNDFPGSYKPEGSGSLPKKEDNKEYSIKDLITKVSKESDNVAHNLLGYYISNQSDAIFKSKTSAIMGDDWDSKEKLISSKMAGKVMEAIYNQNGFVLESLTKTDFDNQRIAKGVSVKVAHKIGDADEFKHDTGVVYADSPFILSIFTKNSDYDTISKIAKDVYEVLK is encoded by the coding sequence TTTGGTATTTATTTTAGAGAAAAATTAAGTTCTCCCATGGTTTATGGAGAGATTCCTGTTTATGCGAATGAAGATTTAGTAGTGGAATCTGGAAAATTGATTCCCAAAATAAGTTTTCAAATAACCGAGTGGCGCTTGAATAAACAAGGGATTCCAGTATTTAAGTTATCTAACCATCAATTTATTGCTGCAGACAAACGATTTTTATATGATCAATCAGAGGTAACTCCAACAATAAAAAAAGTATGGTTAGAATCTGATTTTAAACTGTACAATAGTCCTTATGATTTAAAAGAAGTGAAATCATCCTTATCAGCTTATTCGCAAGTTTCAATTGATAAGACCATGTTTGTAGAAGGGAAAGAATTTCTACATATTGATCAAGTTGGATGGGTATATAAGGAATTAACTTCTGAAGAAGATAATCGGATGAATAAAGTGCAAGAAATATTATCTGAAAAATATCAGAAAACTTCTTTCTCTATTTATGTTAAGCAACTGACTACTGGAAAAGAAGCTGGTATCAATCAAGATGAAAAGATGTATGCAGCTAGCATTTTAAAATTACCTTATCTCTACTATACGCAAGAAAAAATAAATGAGGGTCTTTATCAGTTAGACACGACTGTAAAATACGTATCAGCAGTCAATGATTTTCCAGGTTCTTATAAACCAGAGGGAAGTGGTAGTCTCCCTAAAAAAGAGGATAATAAAGAGTATTCTATAAAGGACTTAATCACAAAAGTATCTAAAGAATCGGATAATGTAGCTCATAATCTATTGGGATATTACATTTCAAATCAATCTGATGCTATATTCAAATCCAAGACGTCTGCTATTATGGGAGATGATTGGGATTCCAAAGAAAAATTGATTTCTTCCAAGATGGCCGGGAAGGTCATGGAAGCTATTTATAATCAAAATGGATTTGTGCTAGAGTCTTTGACTAAAACAGATTTTGATAATCAGCGAATTGCCAAAGGTGTTTCTGTTAAAGTAGCTCATAAAATTGGAGATGCGGATGAATTTAAGCATGATACAGGTGTTGTTTATGCAGATTCTCCATTTATTCTTTCTATTTTCACAAAGAATTCTGATTATGATACGATTTCTAAGATAGCCAAAGATGTTTATGAGGTTCTAAAATGA